From a single Actinomyces viscosus genomic region:
- a CDS encoding AAA family ATPase has product MSTDSTDPTRDPSATGGTGTGDPHPPSHPQGPDAPGASGASGAPGASGASQAAPRPAAQADAGTDPRRRLVAVRSEVGKAVVGQEAAVTGLVIALLAGGHVLLEGVPGVAKTLLVRSLATALDVETKRIQFTPDLMPGDVTGSLIYDSRSARFSFRAGPVFTNLLLADEINRTPPKTQSALLEAMEERQVSVDGEPRALPDPFMVIATQNPVEYEGTYPLPEAQLDRFLLKLVLPLPERAQEIEVLSRHASGFDPRNLPSAGLRAVAGPEDLALARSQVSTVGVTPEVLAYAVDLVRATRSMPSVALGVSPRGATALLAASRAWAWLAGRSFVTPDDIKALALPTLRHRIQLRAEAEMEGITPQSVIESVLRTVPVPR; this is encoded by the coding sequence ATGAGCACGGACAGCACCGACCCCACCCGTGACCCGAGCGCCACAGGCGGCACAGGCACCGGTGACCCCCACCCGCCATCTCACCCGCAGGGTCCGGACGCCCCCGGCGCCTCGGGCGCCTCGGGCGCCCCAGGTGCCTCGGGCGCCTCCCAGGCCGCTCCCCGGCCCGCTGCCCAGGCGGACGCCGGCACCGACCCGCGCCGGCGGCTGGTGGCCGTGCGCAGCGAGGTGGGCAAGGCCGTCGTCGGCCAGGAGGCCGCGGTGACCGGGCTGGTCATCGCCCTGCTCGCCGGTGGGCACGTGCTGCTCGAGGGGGTTCCCGGCGTGGCCAAGACCCTCCTGGTGCGGTCGCTGGCCACCGCGCTGGACGTGGAGACCAAACGCATCCAGTTCACCCCCGACCTCATGCCCGGCGACGTCACCGGCTCCCTCATCTACGACTCGCGCAGCGCCCGGTTCTCCTTTAGAGCCGGACCGGTGTTCACCAACCTGCTCCTGGCCGACGAGATCAACCGCACCCCGCCCAAGACGCAGTCGGCGCTGCTGGAGGCCATGGAGGAGCGTCAGGTCTCTGTCGACGGCGAGCCCCGGGCCCTGCCGGACCCGTTCATGGTGATCGCCACCCAGAACCCGGTGGAGTATGAGGGGACCTACCCGCTGCCCGAGGCCCAGCTGGACCGGTTCCTGCTCAAGCTGGTGCTGCCCCTTCCCGAGCGGGCTCAGGAGATCGAGGTCCTGTCCCGTCACGCCTCGGGCTTCGATCCGCGCAACCTGCCGTCGGCCGGGCTGAGGGCGGTGGCCGGGCCCGAGGACCTGGCTCTGGCCCGTTCCCAGGTGAGCACCGTGGGGGTGACCCCCGAGGTACTGGCCTACGCGGTCGACCTCGTGCGCGCCACCCGCTCCATGCCCTCGGTGGCGCTGGGAGTCTCCCCCCGTGGCGCCACCGCGCTCCTGGCGGCGTCGCGGGCCTGGGCATGGCTCGCCGGTCGATCCTTCGTCACTCCCGATGACATCAAGGCCCTGGCCCTACCGACCCTGCGTCATCGCATCCAGCTGCGCGCCGAGGCCGAGATGGAGGGCATCACCCCTCAGTCCGTCATCGAGTCCGTGCTGAGAACCGTGCCGGTACCGCGCTGA
- a CDS encoding DUF58 domain-containing protein, which translates to MFLTMRAVWALLPGIALVLIAPRPATVLAWAGAVLLLVVIDVVYAPSSRLLRASRAVGHGVRLGESITSTLTLTNTGRRTVRLLLRDAWPPSAGATNERGRMTIPPAQRRRHSTVLTPRRRGDRHAGPLTVRVTGPLGIAGRQASLDVPATVRVLPAFRSRRHLHSRLARLREMDGRSAVMVRGEGTEFDSLREYVVGDDVRSIDWRSTARRGEVLVRTWRPERDRRVLIIIDSGRLSAARLEDAPRLDAQIEATLLLAALASRAGDRVDVLAMDDAVRAQVRGSTGPVLMTALAEHLTDVEPRLTELDWTLLASRVRAVVSQRALVVVISALDGSGGDAAMIRTLAALARDHTVVLASALDPELEELRAQRDDADSVYVAASAEKDLVELDAVRRRLRRGGVEVVEAPDQGLAPALADCYLELKAAGRL; encoded by the coding sequence ATGTTCCTGACGATGCGCGCCGTGTGGGCGCTGCTTCCGGGGATCGCCCTGGTCCTCATCGCGCCTCGCCCGGCGACCGTGCTGGCCTGGGCCGGCGCCGTCCTGCTCCTCGTCGTGATCGACGTCGTCTACGCGCCCTCGTCCCGTCTGCTGCGGGCCTCACGGGCAGTGGGCCACGGGGTGCGGCTGGGCGAGTCGATCACCTCGACGCTGACGCTCACCAACACCGGACGGCGCACGGTCCGGCTCCTGCTGCGCGACGCCTGGCCCCCCAGCGCGGGAGCGACCAACGAGCGCGGGAGGATGACCATTCCACCGGCTCAGCGCCGTCGTCATTCCACGGTGCTCACGCCCCGACGCCGGGGGGATCGCCACGCCGGGCCGCTGACCGTCCGGGTCACCGGTCCTCTGGGCATCGCGGGCCGGCAGGCCTCCCTGGACGTCCCGGCCACCGTCCGGGTCCTGCCGGCCTTCCGCTCACGCCGGCACCTGCACTCGCGCCTGGCCCGTCTGCGGGAGATGGATGGACGCAGCGCGGTCATGGTGCGAGGCGAGGGGACCGAGTTCGACTCCCTGCGCGAGTACGTCGTCGGGGACGACGTGCGCTCCATCGACTGGCGCTCCACCGCCCGTCGCGGCGAGGTGCTGGTACGCACCTGGCGTCCGGAGCGGGACCGGCGCGTCCTCATCATCATCGACTCGGGCCGACTGTCGGCGGCCCGCCTGGAAGACGCCCCTCGGCTCGATGCCCAGATCGAGGCGACCCTGCTGCTGGCCGCACTGGCCTCACGCGCCGGCGACCGGGTCGACGTCCTGGCCATGGACGACGCCGTGCGCGCCCAGGTACGGGGCAGCACGGGACCGGTGCTCATGACGGCGCTGGCCGAGCACCTGACGGATGTGGAGCCGCGTCTGACCGAGCTCGACTGGACGCTCCTGGCCTCCCGGGTGCGCGCGGTGGTCTCGCAGCGGGCTCTGGTGGTGGTCATCTCCGCCCTGGACGGCAGCGGAGGGGACGCGGCGATGATCCGCACGCTGGCGGCACTGGCCCGCGATCACACGGTCGTCCTCGCCTCAGCGCTGGATCCCGAGCTGGAGGAGCTGCGGGCCCAGCGTGACGACGCCGACTCCGTGTACGTGGCCGCGTCGGCGGAGAAGGACCTGGTGGAGCTCGACGCCGTGCGCCGACGTCTGCGCCGCGGCGGGGTGGAGGTCGTCGAGGCTCCTGATCAGGGGCTCGCCCCGGCTCTGGCCGACTGCTACCTGGAGCTCAAGGCGGCGGGGCGGCTGTGA